The following nucleotide sequence is from Planctomycetota bacterium.
ACCCATGACCTGCTTGACCAGCTCGCTGGCCGGGCCGGTACGGGGCAGCACGTCGACCCACTTGGGGTTGAGCGACAGCACGAGGTAGGGCAGCGCCATGCCCACGCCGATGGCCGCGAAGATGACGAGCATGACGAGCGCCGGGATCTGCGCCGAGCTGGCGAAGAGGGCGCCGGCGACGAAGCCGAAGCAGGGCAGGCCCAGCACGCCGGTCATCACGCCGAAGACGAACGAGCCCCACGGCGAATCGACCTTGGGATTGACCTTGTAGACCGTCTGCGGCAGCTGGATGGTGAACAGGCCCATCAGGCCGATGGACATCACGGCGATGATCAGCCCGACGCCGAGCGTGAACCACCAGTAGCCGAAGATGGCGCCGACGGCGGTGCCCAGCACCGCGGCCGGGATGCCGATGCCCAGCCAGAACGCCACGACGCCCAGGGCCATCCATAGCCCGAGCACCAGCGACTTGCCGGGCGTGCCGGCGTGCTGCGACAGCGTCATGACCTTGATGGGGATGACCGGCAGCACGCAGGGGGTGAGGTTGAGCACCAAGCCGCCCAGGGCGGCGAGCACGGCGATGAACGCCACGCCCGCGACGCTATCCGGCGGCGGCACGGCGATGACGCCCAGGAACTTGTTGCGGGTGTCCACCTCGGCCGGCGCGGCGGGATCGGCCGCGGCATCGGCTTCCCCATCTGCGGGTGGGGCATCCGCGACGGACGCCTCGTCCTCGGGCTGCGGTGCGGCATCGAGGCCGCCGACCGCCAGCGCGATCGCGGCATCCAGCGTCGCGGCATCGAGGCCGTCCGCGATCGCCGGCGACGGGGCGGACTGGTTCCACGCCGGCAGCGACACCGAGACGGCGACGTCCTGCGGCGGGTAGCAGTAGGCCTCGTCGCAGGCCTGCAGCATGGTGGCGACCTCGATCGACAGTTCGCGGTTGGTGGCGGCGCGATCGAGCAGCACCGGCACGAAGGCGACCGCGCGGCCGGCGTAGACCGGAGCCTCGTAGGGCTGCGTGCCGCCCGCGGGATCGGGCACGGCCGCCAGCTTGGGCGAGGGCCACTGGATCCGCCCGGCGCCTAGCACGCCGTCCTGCCCGCTCGGCAGCGCGATCTCGGTGCGGATGGCGAAGGAGGCGAGATCGGCTGGCAGCACGTCCTGCTCGGCGCTGGGCCAGCTGTGCAGCGCGGGGCCGTGATCGAGGGTGACGGCGACGATGGCGATCGCCGGACCGTCGCTCGCCTGCCGCTGGGCGTACCAGGCCTCGGCCGACACGCCGACCTCGGTGCCGCCCTGGGCCCACGCCGTCGACGGGGAGGCCAGGGCCAGCAGCGCGGCGACACCATACAGGATCCAGCTTCGCATCGCGTCCTCCGCCGGCCGTCCGGGTGCCCCGGGCCGCCGGCACCATGGCCGCGGACCGATCGACGGCCGTCTGTGCGGAGTGTAATCCCCCCGGTCGGTCGGCTGTTCCCGGGCCCGCGCGGCGTTGGATGGGTTTGTTGGGGCGGCGGGATTCGCGGACTCAAGCCGGGCGGGCGATGGCTCCGATGCTGGCGGGTGCGTCGGCGGGTGGCCGGCGGCTCGTCCTCGGGTTGGAGCCTCCATGGACATCCTGGACCAGAACGAGGTCGATGCCCTGCTTGCCGCCGTCGGCAGCGGCGAGGTCGAGGACGAGACCCACGAGGTCAAGATCTTCAGCCGCCACCGCAAGGACTTCGACGAGGTCGAGGTCCGCACGTACGACTTCAAGCGACCCGAGCGCGTCAGCAAGGACCAGATGCGGTCGCTGCAGACGCTGCACGAGCAGTTCTCGCGGAACTTCGGGGCCTCGCTCTCGGGCTTCCTGCGGACGATCGTGGAGGTCAAGGTCGCCACGTGCGACCAGATGACCTACGGCGAGTTCATCAGCGCGCTGCCCAACCCCACGTCGTTCAACCTGAT
It contains:
- a CDS encoding thioredoxin family protein, with protein sequence MRSWILYGVAALLALASPSTAWAQGGTEVGVSAEAWYAQRQASDGPAIAIVAVTLDHGPALHSWPSAEQDVLPADLASFAIRTEIALPSGQDGVLGAGRIQWPSPKLAAVPDPAGGTQPYEAPVYAGRAVAFVPVLLDRAATNRELSIEVATMLQACDEAYCYPPQDVAVSVSLPAWNQSAPSPAIADGLDAATLDAAIALAVGGLDAAPQPEDEASVADAPPADGEADAAADPAAPAEVDTRNKFLGVIAVPPPDSVAGVAFIAVLAALGGLVLNLTPCVLPVIPIKVMTLSQHAGTPGKSLVLGLWMALGVVAFWLGIGIPAAVLGTAVGAIFGYWWFTLGVGLIIAVMSIGLMGLFTIQLPQTVYKVNPKVDSPWGSFVFGVMTGVLGLPCFGFVAGALFASSAQIPALVMLVIFAAIGVGMALPYLVLSLNPKWVDVLPRTGPASELVKQVMGLLLLGAAAYFVGTGILALTKDMPWIGGQLQWWAAAVFIAAAGVWLMFKTFQITPKSAPRAAFSLVAIVLGGTAIVFAVDTTSKAKEEYLVRAAALGDASGSLITTTWNDYTPETLQQARDAGYVVVVEFTADWCLNCKALERTVLNVDPVKSRLAADDVIMIKADLTTKSLPGWQLMEQLQQKAPPVLAVYGPGIQGGTPWMRNVYGSEAVLNAIEQAKGQGTELGGDAATPRPGVWDDFTPEKLARARDQG